A region of the Desulfuribacillus alkaliarsenatis genome:
ACCTATGCTCCACTAACCTAATCATTCCCATGAATAACTGGTTTGCTGGTATGTAGCGGTGGAGGTACTAACCAACCCTTCTCTTTCTTCATACGTAATAATCGAGAACCATATTGCAGCTTTAATGCGTGGTATTGTGTAAACATTGCAGCAATATCCTCACGAATCGATTGACCGATTATTGTACTGCATAATACTAGTCCAGCAGTGATGTCTGCAGCCAATCCCCCTGCAATTTCAGGGTCGGTAAATCGAGCCCCTGTAGGAATTTGTGCATTCGAGGCAAAAGGACGCTCAGGTGCAGCTAAAGGCAACCCGATTCCATTGACCTTGAGAATTCTTTCTAATTGATCAATCTCTGGACGAATACAGTTTTGAATTTTGTCGCTAATGAAATTGCGTAATTGCTCATCATCCGCATGATTTAAAAATGTTTGGTAAGCTACTAATGCACTGTTAGCTGCATGTAGATAACCCCAAATTGCAAAAATTTCACCGTAATGTAACGGCTCCTCTTTAGAATTTCCAGCCAAAATACCCATGAAAAAACCTCCTAATAATTATATAAGTGTTCTTTGGATTAGACGTCTCAAGACACTATCTATGATTATTTGGAGGTTTAATAAATTTTATACGTGTAGCATTTACATTGCTTTATCTCATTGGAGTTTATAAGCATGGCTAGAATGAACGGCGAAAAAACAAGTCATCGATTGAGTTCATTAAGTCTGTTGCAGAGATTTCTGGTGCACCTGCATTAACTCTAGGAATCTGTAGCGCAGATGTTTCATAAGTGACTAGTCCAGGCTGATTTGTAAACAAGTATTGTAAACCTGCCCTTTTGGACTGCTCAATTACATAGTCGTTATATGCTCCATAAGGATAAGACAAGCCAGATACAACATGTGGGCGGAGTCTGTTTTCTAGGTAGCTTCGGGAGAGTATCATATCCTGATAGATTCTAGTTTCAAACTCTTCCTGTGTTTCTACTCTGCCAAGGTCCCTGCGGTAAACTCTCCCAGTCATTGACGGAATTGGATCACCATTACCTGGCTCATAAGAATGCAATGAGTAGGTATGGGACTGCACCTCGAATAATGGATGACGTTGAATAATTCTTAGCTCCTCCCAGGTCACATGAGGATAGTTAATCCAATCAGGTGCTGTGTGACTTTCCTTAAATGACGAGCGTACGATTACAAAAAAAGTAGACGGTATGCCCTCATCCCGTAGCCTTGGGAAAACATATTGATAAAAACTCTGATATCCATCGTCAAAGGTTATATGATATCCAGCGTTTGGTAGTTTATTAATAAAATCGATACTTTCACGCATCCATTCATCTTCAGCTGGAGTAAATCTTCTATCTAACGATTGTAGTCTTCGGGTCTCTTCTGCTATACGTAGAAACCGCGTTAATTCCCGATATGAAACAGGCTCGTATTCACTAGCTTGTAATATGCTTATGTGCTCGTCAAAGCGTTCCGGTGTAACAGTAATTGGATTATTCTCTAATTCTGGGTCAATATGATGATAGGTCAAAACTACAAAAGCAGGCTTAGCCAGAGCAGCTGTTAATAGTGTTAGCAGGCTATCATCTGCGGTAGCACTGTCTAGGTCAGTTTCTGTACCTGTGCCATTGACATCGCTTGTATCGCTATCAATTCCATCACTTATTGCATCATCATCAAATCTTACTTCGTCAGCAGCTTCTTCTACGGGCATGTCCCCTATAGTTTCAGTAGCATCTGCCTGGAATGCAGACCAGATAATATAACCAGCAAAGCTTACAAAAACGAGGGATACTATGGTTACTATAGTTAAAATAAGTTGAAATAGCTTTGACATGATTACCCCTCCTAGGTAGGTATAGAATCATTTTACACTATTTCGAGTTTTTTCACATCTATCTATTGTTTTATACAACTGAATATATAAATAA
Encoded here:
- a CDS encoding DUF3231 family protein, producing MGILAGNSKEEPLHYGEIFAIWGYLHAANSALVAYQTFLNHADDEQLRNFISDKIQNCIRPEIDQLERILKVNGIGLPLAAPERPFASNAQIPTGARFTDPEIAGGLAADITAGLVLCSTIIGQSIREDIAAMFTQYHALKLQYGSRLLRMKKEKGWLVPPPLHTSKPVIHGND
- a CDS encoding polysaccharide deacetylase family protein, with product MSKLFQLILTIVTIVSLVFVSFAGYIIWSAFQADATETIGDMPVEEAADEVRFDDDAISDGIDSDTSDVNGTGTETDLDSATADDSLLTLLTAALAKPAFVVLTYHHIDPELENNPITVTPERFDEHISILQASEYEPVSYRELTRFLRIAEETRRLQSLDRRFTPAEDEWMRESIDFINKLPNAGYHITFDDGYQSFYQYVFPRLRDEGIPSTFFVIVRSSFKESHTAPDWINYPHVTWEELRIIQRHPLFEVQSHTYSLHSYEPGNGDPIPSMTGRVYRRDLGRVETQEEFETRIYQDMILSRSYLENRLRPHVVSGLSYPYGAYNDYVIEQSKRAGLQYLFTNQPGLVTYETSALQIPRVNAGAPEISATDLMNSIDDLFFRRSF